In Mesotoga infera, the following are encoded in one genomic region:
- the hrcA gene encoding heat-inducible transcription repressor HrcA, translating to MSKKRTGGPELNPRQIRVLYCVSREYISSGKPVSSKQVLEHSNLKFSSATVRNDMRKLEFLGYIYQPHTSAGRVLTDKGLRFYLDSVRTITEDLQESNVAIAIRQTSVVGDVEHLLQGMTRILARAVSGFVVIEKPKFDGLLVNSVAISKITDGYLNVSIVTDLGVSLNTTVFVGTSDFDISSFQRYVNMAVVGKNIGEIRKGIRNVELRYDQWHDRRFQDIIHFLQSIFEKENEEKYYKYGLEFIISNDHLDSSDISGLVRSVENPRNLELLLSSFGEFDDYRVFIGDEVGRDELKNFAVFASPYTRKNEKIGYVFIISPKLTYYEKINAYLNFSINRLSEVFSNR from the coding sequence GTGTCGAAAAAGCGAACAGGTGGCCCAGAACTGAATCCAAGGCAGATAAGGGTGTTATACTGCGTTTCTAGAGAATACATCTCTTCTGGAAAACCTGTGAGTTCTAAACAGGTTCTGGAGCACTCTAATCTCAAGTTCAGTTCTGCAACGGTAAGAAATGACATGAGAAAACTCGAGTTTCTAGGATATATATACCAACCCCATACCTCTGCGGGCCGTGTTCTGACGGACAAGGGGTTGAGGTTTTACCTTGATTCGGTAAGGACCATCACCGAAGATCTCCAGGAGAGCAATGTTGCGATAGCTATAAGACAGACAAGCGTTGTTGGTGATGTGGAGCATCTCTTGCAGGGGATGACAAGGATACTTGCTCGTGCCGTATCGGGATTCGTGGTGATTGAGAAACCCAAGTTTGACGGCTTGCTTGTCAACAGCGTAGCTATTTCGAAGATAACCGATGGCTACCTAAACGTGTCAATAGTCACCGATCTTGGAGTCAGTCTTAACACTACTGTTTTTGTAGGCACCAGCGATTTCGACATTTCCAGTTTTCAGAGGTATGTAAATATGGCCGTCGTAGGAAAGAATATCGGCGAGATAAGAAAGGGAATCAGAAATGTAGAACTGAGATACGATCAGTGGCACGACAGAAGATTCCAGGATATCATACACTTCTTGCAGAGCATATTCGAGAAGGAAAACGAAGAGAAGTACTACAAGTACGGCCTAGAGTTTATTATTTCGAACGACCATCTCGATTCTTCAGATATCTCTGGCCTTGTAAGATCTGTGGAAAATCCGAGGAATCTTGAGTTGTTGCTAAGCTCCTTTGGTGAATTCGATGATTACAGGGTCTTCATAGGCGATGAAGTAGGCAGGGATGAGCTCAAGAACTTTGCGGTGTTTGCCTCCCCATACACAAGAAAAAATGAGAAGATAGGATATGTCTTCATTATTTCGCCGAAGCTGACCTACTACGAGAAGATAAACGCGTACTTGAACTTTTCAATAAACAGATTATCAGAGGTTTTTTCGAATAGATAG
- a CDS encoding nucleotide exchange factor GrpE, whose product MRQAKNEKNLEEIKKEVDERERLGENEIQGSEMREESEIEEIKEGQERNGHASGAEEESEIDETEMLKNEIRALKEENARLRAEFINYRNALIRESEENSKRHKEKTILKLIDVYDNLGRALENAEDSSEGLVSGIRLIHKSIERLMLDEGLSLILPEIGKPFDPFSHEVEETVSSNDVSDMAVFGVVESGYKMNGKVLKPARVVVAVNNSSEFE is encoded by the coding sequence ATGAGGCAAGCCAAAAATGAAAAGAATCTAGAAGAAATCAAAAAAGAAGTAGATGAGAGAGAAAGACTCGGAGAGAACGAGATTCAGGGATCCGAAATGCGCGAAGAGTCAGAAATAGAAGAAATCAAGGAAGGCCAAGAAAGAAACGGACATGCAAGTGGCGCTGAAGAAGAGTCTGAGATAGACGAGACGGAAATGTTGAAGAATGAGATAAGAGCGCTTAAGGAAGAAAATGCAAGACTTAGAGCGGAGTTCATCAACTACAGAAATGCCCTTATTCGCGAATCGGAAGAGAACTCAAAGAGACACAAAGAGAAGACGATTCTCAAACTAATAGATGTGTACGATAATCTTGGACGTGCTCTGGAAAACGCTGAAGATTCAAGCGAGGGTCTCGTCTCGGGTATTAGATTGATTCACAAATCTATCGAGCGGCTCATGCTTGACGAAGGGCTCTCACTTATACTTCCCGAGATCGGCAAACCCTTTGATCCCTTTTCCCATGAGGTTGAGGAGACCGTTTCTTCAAACGATGTTTCGGACATGGCCGTTTTTGGTGTCGTGGAAAGCGGATACAAAATGAATGGCAAGGTTCTCAAACCTGCTAGAGTCGTTGTTGCCGTAAACAACTCTTCTGAGTTCGAGTGA
- the dnaJ gene encoding molecular chaperone DnaJ yields the protein MAQSRKDYYEILGVSRNASDDDIRKAYRKLVKEWHPDAYKGSSKKDAELKFKEIQEAYEVLSDKEKRAMFDRFGYVGDPSSFSRGSGRTPGNAGGNFDEIFGDFQDVFDVFFGGSRSGASSRSQGPRAVRGEDIHASVVIELRDVILGKKVVLEYDRNKVCQSCNGTGAEDGTSYRTCPTCNGSGYVKEEHRSFFGMFSNTHACNTCNGSGRIIDKRCGVCGGRGFEKERHKVSVTIPAGVENGATLRIGGHGNAGQNGGPYGDLYVSVRVEMPTEFRRSGNDLYISKEIDYVEAALGTTSEVSLPEGGTETLKVPAGTSPNTVFRMKNLGVPSVSGGRRGDLLVTVRVNIGKPSSKEKKLLQQIAKLKNSRVVE from the coding sequence ATGGCTCAGTCAAGAAAAGATTATTATGAGATTCTCGGAGTTTCTCGAAACGCTTCCGACGACGATATAAGAAAGGCATACAGGAAGCTGGTCAAGGAATGGCATCCGGATGCCTATAAGGGATCCAGCAAGAAGGATGCTGAATTGAAGTTCAAGGAGATCCAGGAGGCGTATGAGGTTCTCTCAGACAAGGAGAAGAGGGCAATGTTCGACCGTTTCGGATATGTCGGCGACCCCTCTTCATTCAGCCGCGGTTCGGGGAGGACGCCGGGAAATGCCGGAGGAAATTTCGACGAAATCTTTGGGGATTTCCAGGATGTCTTTGACGTCTTTTTTGGAGGAAGCAGATCCGGTGCCAGCAGCAGATCTCAGGGGCCGCGAGCAGTCAGGGGAGAGGATATTCACGCTTCGGTCGTTATTGAGCTGAGAGACGTAATCCTGGGGAAGAAAGTAGTTCTCGAATACGACAGGAACAAGGTCTGTCAGAGCTGTAACGGAACGGGTGCGGAGGACGGAACAAGCTATAGAACCTGTCCCACGTGTAACGGCAGCGGTTATGTGAAGGAAGAGCATAGATCATTCTTTGGAATGTTTAGCAATACCCATGCCTGCAACACCTGCAACGGTTCGGGAAGAATAATTGACAAGCGATGTGGTGTTTGCGGCGGAAGAGGCTTCGAGAAGGAGAGACACAAGGTCAGTGTAACGATTCCTGCGGGTGTTGAAAATGGCGCAACGCTGAGGATTGGCGGTCATGGGAATGCAGGACAGAATGGAGGCCCGTATGGCGATCTTTATGTCAGTGTTAGGGTCGAAATGCCCACGGAGTTCAGGCGTAGCGGGAATGATCTTTATATCAGCAAAGAGATAGACTATGTTGAAGCGGCGCTCGGTACTACATCAGAGGTTTCGCTTCCAGAGGGGGGAACGGAGACCCTCAAAGTCCCGGCGGGGACAAGTCCCAACACGGTCTTCAGAATGAAGAATCTCGGCGTTCCCAGTGTATCTGGAGGTAGGCGCGGAGACCTACTGGTAACCGTAAGAGTCAATATTGGCAAACCTTCAAGCAAGGAGAAGAAACTTCTCCAGCAAATTGCGAAGCTCAAAAATTCGAGGGTTGTAGAGTGA
- a CDS encoding YitT family protein, producing the protein MSRKTFLDYFLITIGSALTAVSIVSFMIPNNIIAGGVSGLAIIVFRVFGLWVGAQMFVYNIALFLLAFVILGVGFGIKSIYSAVLMSLSVDLLQRVKFPVFDASTTQDGFLLVAIYGGVIAGAGMGLVLWRGASTGGTDILAMIFSKYLGFSTGTGLLISDSLITLLAVLVFGPIAAMYGIITIFTTSKTIDGIIEGVGNTRTAFVISKESESIKSRIIKEMERGTTMLKATGGFSGEDRPVLMVSIRRREIGQLRHIVKATDKRAFVIIVNNSEVFGEGFKNLN; encoded by the coding sequence TTGAGCAGGAAGACTTTTCTCGATTACTTTCTGATCACGATTGGATCAGCGCTTACCGCAGTTTCAATAGTGTCATTCATGATCCCAAACAACATCATTGCCGGCGGGGTGAGCGGACTGGCAATAATTGTTTTTAGGGTCTTTGGACTCTGGGTAGGTGCCCAGATGTTTGTGTACAACATTGCTCTCTTTCTTCTTGCCTTCGTGATTTTGGGAGTGGGTTTTGGAATAAAGTCAATATACTCTGCGGTTCTGATGTCCTTGAGTGTTGATCTTCTTCAGAGAGTGAAATTCCCAGTTTTCGATGCCTCTACGACTCAAGACGGCTTTCTTCTGGTGGCAATTTACGGCGGTGTAATTGCAGGTGCGGGAATGGGCTTGGTTCTCTGGCGAGGGGCCTCGACCGGAGGTACGGACATCCTTGCGATGATATTTTCCAAGTATCTTGGCTTCAGCACTGGCACGGGTCTACTGATCAGCGATTCATTAATCACTTTGCTTGCGGTCCTTGTGTTCGGTCCAATTGCTGCTATGTACGGGATTATAACGATTTTCACCACCAGCAAGACAATAGACGGAATAATCGAGGGTGTGGGAAACACCAGGACGGCCTTTGTGATAAGCAAGGAAAGTGAATCGATAAAGAGTCGAATCATCAAAGAAATGGAGCGCGGTACTACAATGTTGAAGGCCACCGGCGGCTTCTCGGGCGAGGATAGGCCTGTCCTTATGGTCTCGATTAGACGAAGGGAGATCGGACAGTTGAGGCATATTGTGAAAGCTACAGACAAACGGGCCTTTGTTATAATAGTGAACAATTCTGAAGTCTTCGGCGAGGGCTTCAAGAATCTTAACTGA
- the tsaB gene encoding tRNA (adenosine(37)-N6)-threonylcarbamoyltransferase complex dimerization subunit type 1 TsaB produces the protein MKYICFDTSSRTLLLSVSNGRAVIDVRAQEIDRYGSMLAVIIKQSMENSKLKVSELDFIGVGVGPGSLTGLRVGISTAKGMAFPFDLPTVQFNSLDILARPIDSERFAVLRRGREGHYYWREYRNGTPFGETSFTSTAELVSRIDASEIELFLDGEKDPLFNGFRISEVKRYDPSIMRDIAVEKFSGGETTKYSSLEPIYLQKSIAEINWEKKSEGEH, from the coding sequence ATGAAGTACATATGTTTCGATACTTCTTCAAGAACCCTTCTTCTCTCTGTCAGTAATGGCAGGGCAGTTATTGACGTCAGAGCGCAAGAGATCGACAGATACGGCTCGATGTTGGCCGTAATCATAAAACAGTCCATGGAGAATTCGAAGCTCAAAGTCTCGGAACTCGATTTCATTGGAGTTGGGGTCGGACCCGGTTCGCTTACGGGACTGAGGGTCGGTATCTCAACGGCAAAGGGAATGGCTTTTCCCTTCGATCTTCCCACCGTCCAGTTCAACTCTCTTGACATTCTTGCAAGGCCGATCGACAGCGAGAGATTCGCAGTCTTGAGACGTGGAAGAGAGGGGCACTACTACTGGAGAGAGTACAGAAATGGAACTCCCTTTGGAGAGACGAGTTTCACAAGCACGGCAGAACTTGTTTCTCGAATCGACGCTTCAGAGATCGAGCTCTTCCTAGATGGCGAGAAGGATCCGTTATTTAACGGCTTCAGAATCAGTGAAGTGAAGCGGTACGATCCCTCCATAATGAGAGACATTGCTGTCGAGAAATTCTCTGGCGGGGAAACAACAAAGTACTCCAGTTTGGAGCCGATTTATCTTCAGAAGTCAATAGCCGAGATAAACTGGGAGAAGAAGTCCGAAGGAGAACATTAG